One Oryza glaberrima chromosome 10, OglaRS2, whole genome shotgun sequence DNA segment encodes these proteins:
- the LOC127786036 gene encoding putative disease resistance protein RGA4, with the protein MAEVVIGPLVSMVKEKVSSYLLDQYKVMEGMEQQREILERKLPAILDVIEDAEEKGAFRPGVSAWLRALKKVAYEANDVFDEFKYEALRRDARKKGQFNMLGMDVVSLFPSYNPIMFRNKMGKKLQKIVGSIEVLVSEMNSFGFIHRQQAPPSNQWRQTDSIMADSEKDIIRRSRDEEKKKIVKILHNHASSNRDLLVLPIVGMAGLGKTTFVQLIYNEPEIKNHFELWRWCCVSDDFDVGNIANSICNSTEKDHEKALQDLQEAISGKRYLIVLDDVWNREADKWEKLKTCLKLGGKGSAILTTTRDSQVARIMITGVVEAYNLEKLGKEYTKEIIQTRAFSLAGSDELSEIVQKFVDRCQGSPLAAKAFGSMLSTKTSILEWKNIIAKSDICNEKTGILPILKLSYADLPSHMKQCFAFCAIFPKNYEINVENLIQLWMAHDFIPLEEKYHFETTSGEEIFKELAWRSFFQDVKQTPLVCSNNGDRAQLRYTTTCKIHDLMHDIALYVMGKECVTITDRSYRKELLSNRSTYHLLVSRHRTGDHFDDFLRKQSTTLRTLLYPTWNTYGSIHHLSKCISLRGLQLYEIKELPIRPIKLKHLRYLNLSENCDIKELPEDISILYHLQTLNVSHCIRLRRLPKDMKYMTSLRHLYTNGCKNLEYMPPDLGHLTSLQTLTYFVVGAISGCSTVRELQNLNLCGELELCGLENVSEAQASTVNIENKVKLTHLSIEWSNDHLVDEPDRQKKVLDALKPHDGLLMLRIAFYKGNGFPTWMTDLSVLQNLAELYLVGCSMCEEFPQFCHLNVLKVLCLTSLDNLASLCSYTTSNFFPALRELQLHRLERLERWSATEGEEVTFPLLESASIMNYPMLKSLPKAPKLRILKLVEEKAELSLLILRSRFSSLSKLTLSVSDGNAGLELDQNNEAPLSEMELCGCAFFFPLGPSRPTVGIWKWFGQLVDLKIESCDVLVYWPEEEFICLVSLKNLAIEKCNNLIGHRHVSGESTRVPSDQLLPYLTSLSIRQCKSLEEIFRLPPSLTSISIHDCRNLQLMWREDKTESESVIQVERRSEHCNDLVSTIVPDQQSPSLRNNSLPCLESLTIGRCHRLVTLNHLPPTVKSLGIGQCDNLHSVQLDALKHSLKKLLIFGCEKLCSVSGQLDALKRLIIDHCNKLESLDCLGDLPSLRILRLEGCRRLQSVAGCHGRYPLLQDITIKYCPAINVKPLYERLGQRIDSLEIRELSDVHSRNPEEGPLLRDPWSWKYAIPGCGGYWYNQDD; encoded by the exons ATGGCTGAGGTTGTTATCGGACCACTAGTTTCCatggtgaaggagaaggtttCCAGCTACCTTCTAGACCAGTACAAGGTTATGGAAGGCATGGAGCAGCAGCGCGAGATCCTGGAGCGCAAGCTGCCTGCCATCCTGGATGTCATTGAAGATGCGGAGGAGAAGGGAGCTTTTCGACCTGGAGTAAGCGCTTGGCTCAGAGCACTCAAGAAGGTGGCCTATGAGGCAAATGATGTCTTTGATGAATTCAAGTACGAAGCCCTCCGGCGCGACGCAAGGAAGAAGGGGCAGTTCAACATGCTCGGCATGGACGTTGTAAGCCTCTTTCCTTCTTATAACCCTATCATGTTTCGTAATAAGATGGGTAAGAAGCTACAAAAGATTGTGGGGAGCATTGAGGTCCTTGTCTCAGAGATGAACTCCTTTGGGTTCATACACCGGCAGCAAGCTCCACCATCcaatcaatggcgtcaaacagaTTCTATAATGGCTGACTCTGAGAAGGATATTATAAGAAGATCCAGAGatgaggagaaaaagaagattgTGAAGATATTGCATAATCATGCTAGCAGCAATAGGGATCTGTTGGTCCTTCCAATTGTTGGAATGGCTGGGCTGGGAAAAACCACCTTTGTTCAGCTCATTTACAATGAGCCTGAGATCAAGAACCATTTCGAACTCTGGAGGTGGTGTTGTGTGTCAGATGATTTTGATGTTGGAAATATTGCAAATAGCATCTGCAATAGCACAGAGAAGGATCATGAAAAGGCATTGCAGGATCTGCAGGAGGCAATAAGTGGGAAGAGGTACCTAATTGTCTTGGATGATGTATGGAACCGGGAAGCTGATAAGTGGGAAAAATTGAAGACCTGCCTTAAGCTGGGTGGCAAGGGTAGTGCAATACTAACAACTACTCGTGATTCACAAGTAGCTAGAATTATGATCACTGGTGTAGTTGAAGCCTATAATCTTGAGAAACTTGGCAAAGAATATACGAAGGAAATAATACAGACTAGAGCATTCAGTTTGGCTGGCAGTGATGAGCTATCTGAAATTGTTCAGAAGTTTGTGGACAGATGTCAAGGTTCTCCTTTAGCTGCAAAAGCCTTTGGTTCTATGTTGAGTACCAAGACCAGCATCCTAGAATGGAAGAATATAATAGCCAAAAGTGACATTTGCAACGAGAAGACTGGAATTTTACCTATACTAAAGCTTAGCTATGCCGACCTACCATCGCACATGAAGCAATGTTTTGCTTTCTGTGCCATATTCCCCAAAAATTATGAGATTAATGTGGAGAATTTGATTCAACTATGGATGGCACATGACTTCATTCCACTAGAGGAGAAATATCATTTTGAAACGACATCAGGGGAAGAAATTTTCAAGGAACTAGCTTGGAGGTCATTCTTTCAAGATGTCAAACAAACTCCTCTTGTGTGCAGTAATAATGGAGACAGGGCGCAACTCCGATACACCACCACATGCAAGATACATGATCTTATGCATGACATTGCTCTATATGTTATGGGGAAAGAATGCGTAACTATTACGGATAGGTCCTATCGCAAAGAGTTGTTGTCAAATCGTTCGACTTACCACTTGCTCGTGTCAAGGCATAGAACTGGAGATCATTTCGATGATTTTCTGAGGAAACAATCTACAACTCTCCGGACATTATTGTATCCAACATGGAATACTTATGGATCGATACATCATTTATCGAAGTGCATTTCTCTACGTGGACTGCAGCTATATGAAATCAAAGAACTTCCAATTAGACCGATAAAGTTAAAGCACCTAAGGTATCTTAATCTCTCAGAAAACTGCGACATCAAAGAACTTCCAGAGGACATATCCATACTGTACCATCTACAGACATTGAATGTTTCTCATTGCATTAGACTTCGCCGGCTTCCAAAGGATATGAAGTACATGACAAGCCTACGGCACCTCTATACTAATGGATGCAAAAACCTAGAGTACATGCCTCCAGACCTTGGACATCTAACTTCTTTACAGACACTAACATATTTTGTGGTTGGTGCTATCTCTGGTTGCAGTACTGTCAGAGAATTGCAGAATTTAAACCTTTGTGGTGAATTAGAGTTGTGTGGTCTAGAAAATGTATCAGAGGCACAAGCAAGCACAGTCAATATTGAAAATAAAGTGAAACTCACACACTTGTCTATTGAATGGAGTAATGACCACCTTGTTGATGAACCAGATCGCCAAAAGAAGGTACTAGATGCTCTAAAACCTCATGATGGGCTCCTGATGTTAAGAATAGCATTTTACAAAGGCAATGGTTTTCCAACTTGGATGACAGATCTCAGTGTGCTGCAGAACTTGGCCGAGCTCTATCTAGTTGGTTGTTCAATGTGCGAGGAATTTCCTCAATTCTGTCATTTGAATGTCCTAAAAGTTCTTTGTCTCACAAGTTTAGACAACCTTGCAAGCCTATGCAGCTACACAACATCCAATTTTTTTCCAGCACTAAGAGAACTTCAGTTACATCGTTTGGAGAGGTTGGAGAGATGGTCGGCGACGGAAGGAGAAGAAGTGACATTTCCCCTGCTTGAGAGTGCTAGTATAATGAACTATCCAATGTTGAAATCccttccaaaagcaccaaagctTCGGATATTGAAGCTAGTTGAAGAAAAGGCAGAGCTATCCTTATTAATTCTGAGGTCTAGATTTTCTTCATTATCAAAGCTAACACTGTCTGTTAGTGACGGAAATGCAGGACTGGAGCTTGATCAGAATAATGAAGCACCTCTTTCGGAAATGGAGTTATGTGGCTgcgccttcttcttccccttagGCCCATCCCGTCCAACAGTTGGGATATGGAAATGGTTTGGACAACTTGTGGATTTGAAAATTGAATCTTGTGATGTGCTTGTGTACTGGCCAGAGGAAGAGTTCATATGCTTGGTTTCCTTGAAGAATTTGGCCATTGAAAAATGTAATAACCTAATAGGCCACAGACATGTGAGTGGGGAGTCAACTCGAGTTCCAAGCGATCAGTTGTTACCGTATCTAACGTCACTATCAATAAGGCAATGTAAAAGCTTGGAAGAGATCTTTAGACTTCCACCATCTCTCACATCTATTTCTATTCATGATTGCAGAAATCTTCAGCTAATGTGGAGAGAGGATAAGACAGAGTCAGAGAGTGTAATACAGGTGGAACGCAGGTCGGAACACTGCAATGACCTTGTTTCCACAATTGTTCCAGATCAGCAATCTCCATCACTAAGAAATAATTCTCTGCCATGTTTAGAGAGTCTAACCATAGGTAGGTGTCATAGATTGGTAACACTTAACCATCTACCACCGACAGTCAAGTCGCTGGGAATTGGTCAGTGTGACAACCTTCATTCTGTTCAACTAGACGCGCTGAAGCATTCCCTCAAGAAGCTACTAATATTTGGCTGTGAGAAGCTTTGTTCCGTCTCAGGACAGCTGGATGCACTCAAGCGCTTAATTATTGATCACTGTAATAAACTGGAGTCATTGGATTGTTTGGGAGATCTTCCGTCACTACGAATCCTCCGTCTTGAGGGATGCAGACGCTTGCAATCAGTAGCAGGGTGCCATGGTCGTTACCCACTTCTTCAAGATATTACGATTAAATACTGCCCAGCTATAAATGTGAAGCCTCTGTATGAACGCCTCGGGCAGCGGattgatagtcttgagatcagAGAGTTATCAGATGTTCATTCAAGAAATCCTGAAGAAG GGCCATTATTGAGGGATCCATGGTCTTGGAAATATGCTATTCCTGGATGTGGTGGATATTGGTACAACCAGGATGATTGA